The following proteins are encoded in a genomic region of Hirundo rustica isolate bHirRus1 chromosome 3, bHirRus1.pri.v3, whole genome shotgun sequence:
- the RRAGD gene encoding ras-related GTP-binding protein D has protein sequence MSQVPRKLPEEEEGDEEEEEEEEIVGLAGYADGAESFSDGDAGSGGDEAFLDFNDPFSTEVKPRILLMGLRRSGKSSIQKVVFHKMSPNETLFLESTNKICREDVSNSSFVNFQIWDFPGQIDFFDPTFDYEMIFRGTGALIFVIDSQDDYMEALARLHLTVTRAYKVNPDINFEIFIHKVDGLSDDHKIETQRDIHQRANDDLADAGLEKIHLSFYLTSIYDHSIFEAFSKVVQKLIPQLPTLENLLNIFISNSGIEKAFLFDVVSKIYIATDSTPVDMQTYELCCDMIDVVIDISCIYGLKDDGTGTPYDKESMAIIKLNNTTVLYLKEVTKFLALVCFVREESFERKGLIDYNFHCFRKAIQEVFEVRMKVVRSRKHQSHLQKNKRPTPNGTPRMPL, from the exons ATGAGCCAGGTGCCGAGGAAGCTGccggaggaggaagagggggacgaggaggaggaagaggaggaggagatcgTGGGCTTGGCGGGCTACGCCGACGGGGCCGAGTCCTTCTCGGACGGCGacgcggggagcggcggcgatGAGGCGT TTTTGGATTTCAATGATCCCTTCAGTACTGAAGTTAAGCCAAGAATCCTGCTCATGGGATTGAGAAGAAGTGGAAAGTCTTCCATTCAGAAAGTTGTCTTTCACAAAATGTCGCCGAATGAGACTCTCTTCTTGGAGAGCACAAACAAGATCTGCAGAGAGGATGTCTCCAACAGCTCCTTTGTCAACTTTCAGATATGGGATTTTCCTGGGCAGATTGACTTCTTTGACCCTACGTTTGATTATGAGATGATTTTCAGAGGCACTGGAGCACTGATATTTGTTATTGATTCTCAg GATGATTATATGGAAGCATTAGCTCGGCTGCATCTTACTGTGACCAGAGCCTATAAAGTGAATCCAGACATcaactttgaaatttttatcCATAAAGTGGATGGTTTATCTGATGATCACAAGATTGAAACACAGAGGGATATTCACCAGAGGGCAAATGATGACCTTGCAGATGCTGGATTGGAGAAGATTCACCTCAG cttttatctGACAAGCATATATGATCATTCTATATTTGAAGCATTTAGCAAAGTGGTACAGAAACTGATTCCACAGCTCCCAACATTGGAAAACCTGCTTAACATCTTTATTTCA AATTCTGGGattgaaaaagcatttttatttgatGTAGTCAGTAAGATCTATATTGCAACAGACAGCACTCCAGTGGATATGCAAACTTACGAGCTCTGCTGTGATATGATAGATGTTGTGATTGACATTTCTTGTATATATGG GCTTAAAGATGATGGCACTGGAACTCCTTATGACAAAGAATCAATGGCAATCATAAAACTGAATAATACAACTGTCCTTTATTTAAAAGAGGTGACAAAATTCCTCgctcttgtttgttttgtcagaGAAGAAAGCTTTGAGAGAAAAg GATTAATAGACTACAATTTCCATTGTTTTCGAAAAGCCATACAAGAAGTTTTTGAAGTAAGAATGAAAGTAGTAAGATCTCGAAAACATCAAAGCCacctgcaaaaaaataaaagacccACTCCCAATGGGACACCAAGAATGCCACTGTAA